The following coding sequences are from one Schizosaccharomyces osmophilus chromosome 1, complete sequence window:
- the tma20 gene encoding RNA-binding protein Tma20: MFKRFNSKEDFKGTTPIKSSIQRGIKSKLVETFPKLEHVIDELIPKKSQLTQIKCEERIFLYALNGEVILFQHFDGPVVPSLRLIHKCPDGFPQVRVDRGAIKFVLSGANIMIPGLTSAGGNLPEDIGKDKYVIIMAEGKGAPAAIGLTQMTAKEMIETNKGIGIENVHHLGDNLWKTILD; encoded by the exons ATGTTCAAAAG ATTCAAttcaaaggaagatttTAAAGGAACCACACCTATCAAGTCCTCTATTCAACGAGGAATAAAGTCGAAACTTGTTGAGACCTTTCCTAAACTTGAGCATGTCATTGATGAATTAATTCCCAAAAAATCTCAGCTGACTCAAATTAAATG TGAGGAACGTATCTTCCTGTATGCTTTGAATGGAGAAgtaattcttttccaacaCTTTGATGGACCGGTGGTACCTTCTCTTCGTCTGATTCACAAGT GCCCTGATGGTTTCCCTCAAGTTCGCGTTGACCGCGGCGCTATcaagtttgttttgtctGGTGCCAACATTATGATTCCTGGCCTTACTTCTGCGGGTGGTAACCTTCCAGAAGATATCGGTAAAGATAAATATGTAATCATTATGGCTGAGGGAAAAGGTGCCCCAGCTGCAATTGGTCTCACACAGATGACTGCTAAAGAAAT GATTGAGACAAATAAGGGAATTGGTATTGAAAATGTTCATCATTTGGGTGATAATTTG TGGAAAACCATTTTAGATTGA
- the cwf4 gene encoding Prp19 complex subunit Cwf4, translating into MDPAIPRVKNKNPAPIQISAEQLLREAVERQDVAFVPPKVSIADLEELHEFQGRKRKGFEDAIRRNRLAMGHWMRYGQWELEQKEYARARSVFERAVDVDPKYIPLWLKYIECEMKTRNINHARNLFDRAITFLPRVDKLWYKYVYMEEMLENITGCRQIFERWLKWQPDEVAWMSYIRLERRYHENERARGIFERFVIVHPDVVNWLRWARFEEECGNAANVRAVYMAAMDALGHEFLTEKFFIAFAKFEIRQKEYERARTIFKYAIDFMPRSKSAELYKEYTHFEKQYGEQSGIESIVFDKRRLAYETELKENPYDYDVWLDLIRLEEKTGNFERIREMYEQAIAKVPESKEKRGWSRYIYIWLNYVLFEEIDANEVERARNVYLQCLKLIPHKNFTFAKLWIMYAMFELRQQNIDAARKTLGRALGMCPKPKLFRSYIEYEDSIKQFDRCRIIYEKWILYDPEACAPWLGYANLENKLGDTDRARALFELAVAQPVLETPELVWKAYIDFEFEEMEYEKARSLYERLLENAPHVKVWISFANFEIAHLEDDDEDPPNDDTASPTAVVRARKVFEAAMTSLRQQGLKEERIVLLEAWKQFESLHGTEETRKDVERQTPQMVTKRRRLENGLFEEYLDYLFPDTSVDQGDKMRMLLEKSRQWKEEMAKKQETVN; encoded by the coding sequence ATGGATCCAGCAATTCCCAGggtaaaaaacaagaatccTGCTCCTATCCAAATTTCGGCGGAGCAGTTGTTACGAGAAGCCGTCGAAAGACAGGATGTTGCTTTTGTTCCCCCAAAGGTTAGTATTGCGGACTTGGAAGAGCTTCACGAATTTCAAGGCCGAAAACGAAAGGGGTTTGAAGATGCAATTCGGCGTAACAGGCTAGCGATGGGCCATTGGATGCGTTATGGGCAATGGGAACtcgaacaaaaagaatatgcGCGGGCGCGTTCTGTCTTTGAACGAGCTGTTGATGTTGACCCCAAGTACATCCCTCTTTGGCTTAAGTATATTGAGTGCGAAATGAAAACTCGTAATATAAACCATGCCAGAAACTTATTTGACAGAGCCATTACATTTCTTCCCCGAGTTGACAAGTTATGGTACAAGTATGTGTATATGGAGGAAATGCTTGAGAACATCACTGGTTGTCGCCAAATATTTGAGCGTTGGCTAAAGTGGCAACCGGACGAGGTTGCTTGGATGAGTTATATTCGATTGGAGCGAAGATATCATGAGAATGAACGCGCCCGTGGTATTTTTGAACGTTTTGTTATTGTCCACCCCGACGTAGTCAACTGGTTACGCTGGGCTCGGTTCGAAGAAGAATGTGGTAATGCTGCGAATGTCCGGGCTGTTTATATGGCGGCCATGGATGCTTTAGGACACGAGTTTTTAACGGAGAAGTTTTTCATTGCGTTTGCCAAATTTGAAATCCGGCAGAAAGAGTATGAGAGGGCTCGTACTATCTTTAAGTATGCCATTGATTTCATGCCAAGGTCAAAATCCGCAGAGTTATATAAGGAATACActcattttgaaaaacaatatgGAGAACAGTCAGGAATTGAATCTATAGTTTTCGATAAACGACGACTTGCTTACGAAACCGAGCTTAAAGAGAATCCCTATGACTATGATGTTTGGCTTGATTTAATTAGACTAGAAGAGAAGACgggaaattttgaaaggatACGCGAAATGTATGAACAGGCGATCGCAAAAGTCCCtgaaagtaaagaaaaaaggggATGGTCTAgatacatatacatatgGCTTAACtatgttttgtttgaagaaatagatGCTAATGAAGTGGAGAGGGCTCGAAATGTATACCTGCAGTGTTTAAAACTAATCCCTCATAAAAATTTTACGTTTGCAAAACTTTGGATTATGTATGCGATGTTTGAATTACGACAACAAAACATTGATGCGGCTAGAAAGACGTTAGGACGAGCGCTCGGTATGTGCCCAAAGCCCAAGCTTTTTAGGAGTTACATTGAATATGAGGACAGTATTAAGCAATTTGATCGGTGTCGTAttatttacgaaaaatGGATTCTGTATGATCCAGAGGCCTGTGCGCCTTGGCTTGGCTATGCtaatttagaaaataaacttGGCGATACTGATCGTGCTCGTGCTTTGTTTGAATTAGCTGTAGCTCAACCTGTTTTGGAGACACCCGAGTTGGTTTGGAAGGCGTACATcgattttgaatttgaagaaatggaatatgaaaaagcaagGTCTCTATACGAGCGCTTGTTAGAAAATGCTCCTCACGTGAAGGTTTGGATTAGTTTTGCCAACTTTGAAATCGCACATTTGGAGGATGATGACGAAGATCCGCCGAATGATGATACGGCTTCACCTACCGCGGTTGTTCGTGCCCGTAAGGTGTTTGAAGCTGCAATGACAAGTCTTCGTCAACAAGGgttgaaagaagaacgCATCGTTTTATTGGAGGCTTGGAAGCAATTTGAAAGCCTGCATGGAACCGAAGAAACCCGCAAAGATGTCGAGAGACAAACCCCACAGATGGTTACGAAGCGTCGCAGATTGGAAAATGGACTCTTTGAAGAATACTTGGATTACTTGTTCCCAGATACATCTGTGGACCAAGGCGACAAGATGCGCATGTTGTTGGAAAAGTCAAGACAAtggaaggaagaaatggcgaaaaaacaagaaactgTCAActaa
- the mub1 gene encoding Armadillo-type fold protein, which yields MRESNVSVVWNNRASVTINTVLYDRRALDCDSEMALMNSLSHLAYLTSTSPKIREILTIDGGLVRLMNILRAGRGQTFARMTIWQLALQCVVNVGIRGSEAIRIRVVEAGIVPIVVTLLDDFLFALESVVPSTNRPPVAFTSVSTPPPNNSLAPLDSNSMDAITENNSPLNSLFVGSESSSPHLNNTSGRRNIAIEVRDNDFQNRTRSTNREDTGREFTETGSSQGHSAVFPQDAYGDSQVQSPFTLPRLPSSTSTTSLSNENINPASSPSSPNLPQNPAVSGGSSNPETASSGPSDSSNLFTPLPVNPLNSVQESSRVSDQLSMSIAQQQAIIRRRRAQRAISIPTPLVLFEARRLENTADFQGIASFFDNFDKKINKLPREEDILYGLQILAYTSKNYFHLRSHFEASKDVPGLRMSPLRSGNRVWNTFQLVEQFTLKLYPPQIQYWARAIMNNYCRKDESRGGIRRCASLQCNKWEEHSRQFAKCRRCRRTKYCSKECQQQAWPGHSRWCRVIHKDVRSSRRDIGKQASQTSGAEVESEPLTTNSGVVIPSNTPEATDANSSTATIQNSNT from the coding sequence ATGAGAGAATCCAATGTCAGCGTTGTTTGGAACAATAGAGCCTCCGTTACGATCAACACGGTTTTGTATGACCGGCGGGCTCTTGACTGTGATTCAGAAATGGCGCTTATGAATTCCTTGAGTCATCTTGCGTACTTAACGTCCACTTCACCCAAAATCAGAGAAATATTAACCATAGACGGTGGCTTAGTTCGTTTGATGAATATTTTGCGAGCTGGAAGAGGACAAACGTTTGCTCGTATGACTATTTGGCAGCTAGCCTTGCAATGTGTCGTCAATGTCGGTATCCGAGGTTCTGAAGCTATTAGGATCCGTGTTGTTGAAGCAGGAATCGTTCCGATCGTTGTGACACTCTTGGatgattttttgtttgccCTTGAATCTGTGGTTCCTTCTACGAATCGACCACCAGTTGCTTTCACATCTGTTTCCACGCCTCCACCAAACAACTCTTTAGCTCCGTTAGACTCAAACTCCATGGATGCGATTACTGAAAATAACTCTCCTttaaattcattatttGTAGGCAGTGAGTCCTCTTCTCCTCACCTGAATAACACCTCTGGACGGAGGAACATTGCTATTGAGGTTAGAGACAAcgattttcaaaatcgaACTCGCTCGACAAACCGCGAAGATACTGGACGAGAATTTACAGAGACCGGTTCTTCCCAGGGTCATTCTGCTGTCTTTCCCCAAGACGCATATGGTGATTCTCAAGTCCAATCTCCATTTACCCTTCCAAGATTGCCATCTTCAACCTCAACTACGTCCTTGTCTAACGAAAATATCAATCCCGCCTCATCCCCTTCTTCCCCAAATTTGCCCCAAAACCCAGCTGTTTCTGGAGGCAGCTCAAATCCCGAAACTGCTTCTTCTGGTCCCTCtgattcttcaaatctCTTCACACCTTTACCTGTAAACCCTTTAAATTCAGTCCAAGAATCGTCTCGTGTATCAGATCAATTATCTATGTCCATAGCTCAGCAACAGGCAATCATTCGCCGACGCCGTGCTCAGAGAGCAATATCTATTCCAACTCCCTTAGTATTGTTCGAAGCACGACGATTAGAAAATACTGCGGACTTTCAAGgaattgcttcttttttcgatAATTTcgacaaaaaaattaataagCTCCCTAGGGAGGAGGATATACTTTACGGGTTGCAAATCTTGGCATATACAAGTAAAAATTACTTCCACTTACGCTCCCATTTTGAAGCATCCAAAGACGTGCCTGGCTTACGCATGTCACCCTTGCGCAGTGGGAACAGAGTATGGAATACATTTCAGCTTGTTGAGCAGTTTACCTTAAAACTGTATCCTCCCCAAATTCAGTACTGGGCTAGAGCTATAATGAACAATTACTGTCGAAAGGATGAAAGCCGTGGTGGAATTCGTCGTTGCGCAAGTTTACAATGCAATAAATGGGAAGAACATAGTCGACAATTTGCCAAATGCAGGCGTTGTCGTCGTACAAAATATTGCAGCAAGGAGTGTCAGCAACAAGCATGGCCAGGACATAGTCGGTGGTGCCGTGTGATCCACAAAGATGTTCGATCTTCTAGACGAGACATTGGAAAGCAAGCTTCTCAAACGTCGGGAGCGGAAGTTGAATCAGAACCTCTTACAACGAACTCTGGTGTCGTGATACCTAGTAATACTCCAGAAGCGACTGACGCCAACTCGTCAACCGCAACTATACAAAACTCTAATACATAA
- the nut2 gene encoding mediator complex subunit Med10 — MASNELANKLEDTTQSLYDLALVIYNLEDTTPPDTIPENISTLVSHLRALPKIANKANEPISQDVLDYVEQGRNPDVYARQFSELVQKDNQYVHGKFLAMEEFQQTLAEEIASAYPNLRKDVDEILAQGSKQGDAS, encoded by the coding sequence ATGGCCTCGAACGAATTAGCGAACAAATTGGAAGACACAACTCAATCATTGTATGATTTGGCTTTGGTAATTTACAATTTGGAAGATACGACTCCTCCAGATACTATTCCAGAAAATATTAGCACATTGGTGAGTCATCTTAGGGCACTTCCTAAGATTGCTAATAAGGCAAACGAACCGATTTCTCAGGATGTGCTAGATTATGTTGAACAAGGTAGAAATCCTGACGTATACGCTCGACAATTCAGTGAGCTAGTTCAAAAAGACAATCAATATGTGCATGGAAAATTTTTAGCTATGGAAGAGTTTCAACAAACTCTGGCTGAAGAAATTGCTTCTGCTTATCCCAACCTACGAAAGGATGTGGATGAAATTCTCGCACAAGGTTCTAAACAAGGCGACGCTTCTTAA